Proteins from one Tistrella bauzanensis genomic window:
- a CDS encoding LysR substrate-binding domain-containing protein produces MRRFLPSLSALHAFDASVRYLSFTKAAEDLCVTQSGISRQIRNLEEFLGVTLFERAGPRIILTAAGRAYYEEISHLLDRMEEVSIDAVRGRTTEDFLRIAMSPTLARRWALPVLKHFTLAEPEILFEVVACPNTQDPADFDANLFFLRGVGNWAACRSHLLFEEDLVVVGAPALLPAEGSLTEEDLRRITLIQNVSRPSLWMHWLRAAGIPFTGPVLGPRFSVTDMIIEAAISGMGLAVVPESYVLAELADGRLKPAFPQRCSSGEGFYMCCPEAFMSQNGVVAFRRWFLAEARRRNLLPAPRPAV; encoded by the coding sequence TTGCGCCGCTTCCTGCCGAGCCTGTCCGCACTTCACGCCTTCGATGCGTCGGTGCGCTATCTGAGCTTCACGAAAGCCGCCGAGGATCTCTGCGTCACCCAGAGCGGTATCAGCCGCCAGATCCGCAATCTGGAAGAATTTCTGGGTGTCACGCTGTTTGAACGCGCCGGCCCGAGGATCATCCTGACTGCCGCAGGCCGGGCCTACTACGAAGAAATCTCGCATCTGCTCGACCGGATGGAGGAAGTCTCCATCGATGCCGTGCGTGGCCGGACCACCGAGGATTTTCTCCGCATCGCCATGTCGCCGACCCTGGCCCGGCGCTGGGCCCTGCCGGTGCTGAAGCACTTCACGCTGGCCGAGCCCGAGATCCTGTTCGAGGTGGTGGCCTGCCCCAATACCCAGGATCCGGCGGATTTCGACGCCAATCTGTTCTTCCTGCGCGGCGTCGGCAACTGGGCCGCCTGCCGCAGCCATCTGCTGTTCGAGGAAGATCTAGTGGTGGTCGGCGCCCCCGCCCTGCTGCCGGCCGAGGGTTCCCTGACCGAGGAGGATCTGAGGCGGATCACCCTGATCCAGAACGTCTCGCGGCCGAGCCTCTGGATGCACTGGCTGCGCGCGGCCGGCATCCCGTTCACCGGACCGGTCCTGGGGCCGCGCTTCTCGGTCACCGACATGATCATAGAGGCGGCGATCAGCGGCATGGGCCTGGCCGTGGTGCCGGAAAGCTATGTCCTGGCCGAACTGGCCGACGGCCGGCTGAAGCCCGCCTTCCCCCAGCGCTGTTCTTCGGGCGAAGGCTTCTACATGTGCTGCCCCGAAGCCTTCATGAGCCAGAACGGTGTCGTCGCCTTCCGCCGCTGGTTCCTGGCCGAGGCGCGGCGGCGGAACCTGCTGCCCGCCCCGCGCCCGGCCGTGTGA
- a CDS encoding NAD(P)/FAD-dependent oxidoreductase has product MSKTNETQAVVIGAGIVGVCAALALRQAGLAVILVDPDEPGGEQAASYGNGAFISPASIVPMSVPGLWRKVPGYLFDRDGPLTIRWRHLPRLAPWLLRFLAAGMTTTRVERTAAILSRLLHDSPDRHAALAQAAGVPDLIERRGVLYVYPDRAAFAAEALSWRLRREAGVTWRELDAAALRVFEPALSPAYGFGVHVPVAASCADPGTYVAALAAHAASLGVRRVAARATGFTFEGARLRAVETDGGPVACDRAVVAAGLASGRLAAAAGDRIPLEAERGYHVQLTGGAVGGPHLPVMPSDGKMANTVTREGLRAAGQVELAGPGAAPDWRRADILLRHLHATWPGVARDLPVRRWMGNRPSTPDGLPVISRARRSPDVFYAFGHGHVGLAAGPKSAALVAALITGSAPPLSPEPFAASRFGGWW; this is encoded by the coding sequence ATGTCCAAGACAAACGAGACGCAGGCCGTCGTCATCGGCGCCGGTATCGTCGGCGTGTGCGCGGCGCTTGCGCTCCGCCAGGCCGGCCTGGCCGTCATATTGGTCGATCCGGACGAGCCCGGCGGCGAGCAGGCGGCGAGCTATGGCAATGGTGCCTTCATCTCCCCGGCCTCGATCGTCCCGATGTCGGTGCCGGGCCTCTGGCGCAAGGTGCCGGGCTATCTGTTCGATCGCGACGGCCCGCTGACCATCCGCTGGCGGCATCTGCCGCGGCTGGCCCCCTGGCTGCTGCGCTTCCTGGCCGCCGGTATGACCACGACGCGGGTGGAGCGCACCGCTGCCATTCTCTCACGCCTGCTGCATGACAGCCCCGACCGGCATGCGGCGCTGGCTCAGGCCGCAGGTGTGCCGGACCTGATCGAGCGGCGCGGCGTCCTCTACGTCTATCCCGATCGCGCCGCCTTCGCGGCCGAGGCTTTGTCCTGGCGGCTGCGGCGCGAGGCGGGTGTCACGTGGCGAGAGCTGGATGCGGCAGCGCTGCGCGTCTTCGAGCCGGCGCTGTCGCCAGCCTATGGTTTCGGCGTGCATGTGCCGGTGGCCGCCAGTTGCGCCGATCCGGGCACCTATGTCGCGGCGCTGGCGGCACACGCGGCCAGCCTTGGCGTGCGCCGGGTCGCGGCGCGTGCCACCGGCTTCACCTTCGAGGGCGCGCGATTGCGGGCCGTGGAGACCGATGGCGGACCGGTTGCCTGTGACCGGGCGGTGGTGGCGGCGGGGCTCGCCTCGGGTCGCCTGGCGGCCGCGGCCGGGGACCGTATCCCCCTTGAGGCCGAGCGCGGCTATCACGTCCAGCTGACTGGTGGTGCCGTGGGCGGACCGCATCTGCCGGTGATGCCGAGCGACGGCAAGATGGCCAATACCGTCACGCGCGAAGGGCTGCGCGCGGCCGGGCAGGTGGAACTGGCAGGCCCTGGTGCGGCACCCGACTGGCGCCGGGCCGATATTCTGCTCCGCCATCTCCACGCGACCTGGCCGGGGGTTGCCCGGGATCTGCCGGTGCGCCGCTGGATGGGCAATCGCCCCTCCACCCCTGACGGGCTGCCGGTCATCTCCCGCGCCCGCCGCAGTCCTGATGTCTTCTATGCCTTCGGCCATGGCCATGTCGGCCTGGCAGCAGGCCCCAAGAGTGCGGCGCTGGTTGCCGCTCTCATCACCGGATCCGCGCCACCCCTGTCCCCGGAACCCTTTGCGGCAAGCCGCTTCGGGGGCTGGTGGTGA
- a CDS encoding response regulator transcription factor yields the protein MSEPISAYRVLIVDDHSVVRAGLRHLLSEVFDPVEIVEANGIAALEVLLDEGTRFNFAVIDLYLPDFLGQDRLDRIRRRLEPAPVVAFTMSESKSDLRAALAAGLRGYIPKSTHDEVIIGILRMIQVGGTYFPYELLARDADAGRPSSAPAPSANPQPAAGGEDDEGEAGGALTERQAEIMDLLARGHSNQQIGDVLGLNLNTVKGHLSRIFRQMGVESRTQAILKYQRMRGE from the coding sequence ATGTCAGAGCCCATCTCCGCCTATCGTGTCCTGATCGTGGATGATCATTCCGTGGTGCGCGCGGGGCTGCGGCATCTGTTGTCGGAGGTGTTCGATCCGGTCGAGATCGTCGAGGCCAATGGCATCGCGGCGCTTGAGGTATTGCTGGACGAGGGCACGCGGTTCAACTTTGCGGTGATCGACCTGTATCTGCCCGATTTTCTGGGGCAGGACCGGCTGGACCGCATCCGCCGGCGGCTGGAGCCGGCGCCGGTGGTGGCCTTCACCATGTCGGAGAGCAAATCCGATCTGCGCGCCGCGCTGGCGGCGGGGTTGCGCGGCTATATCCCCAAATCGACCCATGACGAGGTGATCATCGGCATTCTGCGGATGATCCAGGTGGGCGGCACCTATTTCCCCTATGAGCTTCTGGCGCGCGATGCCGATGCCGGGCGGCCGTCATCCGCGCCGGCGCCGTCCGCGAACCCGCAACCCGCCGCCGGCGGCGAGGATGACGAGGGCGAAGCCGGCGGCGCGCTGACCGAGCGGCAGGCCGAGATCATGGACCTGCTGGCCCGCGGCCATTCCAACCAGCAGATCGGCGACGTGCTGGGCCTGAACCTGAACACGGTCAAGGGTCATCTGTCGCGGATCTTCCGGCAGATGGGGGTGGAGAGCCGGACCCAGGCGATCCTGAAATATCAGCGGATGCGCGGCGAATAG
- a CDS encoding enolase C-terminal domain-like protein, with product MERIERLRVFLIESPIAMARLQGVGNVKGTVKRVLVEATSTTGITGWGEAAPWEVFTGTAEAAFAAIDVYLRPMVIGAPVNRIRELTRVMDKALVGHGEAKLAIETALFDILGKSCGLSVADLLGGRVRDEIPLSFSIADPDFDADFVRMQAMVPAGNRIFKVKTGVKPHAEDMAHLEAIRTAFGDSVDLRLDYNQALDPFGAITILRDVDRFRPTFIEQPVPRDCLAAMASFAAALDTPILADESCFDARDLLEIARLGAADAVSVKLMKAGGILKAQALMAVADAVHLPGYGGTLWEGGIALAAGTQFIAATPGMSLGCEFYMPHHVLTEDVLLERVPNRNGQVIVPTGPGLGIEVTEQSVRGNARILAEA from the coding sequence ATGGAGCGCATAGAACGACTGCGCGTCTTCCTGATCGAAAGCCCGATCGCCATGGCCCGCCTCCAGGGCGTCGGCAACGTCAAGGGCACGGTCAAGCGCGTCCTGGTCGAGGCGACCTCCACCACCGGCATCACCGGCTGGGGCGAGGCGGCGCCCTGGGAGGTCTTCACCGGCACGGCCGAGGCGGCCTTCGCCGCGATCGATGTCTATCTGCGACCGATGGTCATTGGCGCGCCGGTCAACCGCATACGGGAACTGACCCGGGTGATGGACAAGGCGCTGGTCGGCCATGGCGAGGCCAAGCTCGCGATCGAGACGGCCTTGTTCGACATCCTGGGCAAGAGCTGCGGCCTATCGGTGGCCGACCTGCTCGGCGGTCGGGTGCGGGACGAGATCCCGCTCTCCTTCTCGATCGCGGATCCCGATTTCGACGCCGATTTCGTCCGCATGCAGGCTATGGTCCCGGCCGGCAACCGGATCTTCAAGGTGAAGACCGGGGTCAAGCCGCATGCCGAGGACATGGCGCATCTGGAGGCGATCCGCACGGCCTTCGGCGACAGCGTCGACCTCCGGCTCGACTACAATCAGGCGCTCGACCCCTTCGGCGCCATCACCATCCTGCGCGATGTCGATCGCTTCCGGCCGACCTTTATCGAACAGCCGGTGCCGCGCGACTGCCTGGCGGCAATGGCATCCTTCGCGGCCGCTCTCGACACGCCGATTCTGGCCGATGAAAGCTGTTTCGATGCCCGCGATCTGCTGGAGATCGCCCGCCTGGGTGCGGCCGATGCCGTCTCGGTCAAGCTGATGAAGGCCGGTGGCATCCTCAAGGCGCAGGCGCTGATGGCAGTGGCGGACGCGGTGCATCTGCCGGGTTATGGCGGCACGCTCTGGGAAGGCGGTATCGCGCTCGCCGCCGGTACCCAGTTCATCGCGGCGACGCCGGGTATGTCGCTCGGCTGCGAATTCTACATGCCCCATCACGTGCTGACGGAGGACGTCCTGCTGGAGCGGGTTCCCAACCGCAACGGCCAGGTGATCGTACCCACCGGCCCGGGCCTTGGTATCGAGGTCACGGAGCAGTCGGTGCGCGGCAACGCCCGCATCCTCGCCGAGGCCTAA
- a CDS encoding oligopeptide/dipeptide ABC transporter ATP-binding protein, producing the protein MSAALLDARDLTAIFSLPAARLWQRRQQVTAVAQISLTLDHGEALGIVGESGSGKTTVGRMLAGELRPDAGTIHVAGQPFQPPFTPDRRAAVQLVFQDTLGAFDPRLSIGRQLAEPLVIRGIDAAARRQRIDQALAAVGLEVGLLDRLPHEVSGGQRQRAVLARALALNPSVLVLDEPVSALDVSVQAQVVNHLAGLARDHGLGLVFISHDLGVVGHLCDRVAVMYLGRIVETGPIEAVFDHPAHPYTRALLDAIPVAHPAARRRRARLAGEPPSLLAPPSGCAFHPRCARAVPACATSRPSLRMVATHPGHQAACHRLDEV; encoded by the coding sequence ATGAGTGCCGCGCTGCTCGACGCCCGCGATCTGACCGCGATTTTCAGCCTGCCGGCTGCCCGGCTCTGGCAGCGCCGGCAGCAGGTGACGGCCGTCGCACAGATCAGCCTGACGCTCGACCATGGCGAGGCGCTGGGGATCGTCGGCGAAAGCGGTTCGGGCAAGACCACGGTCGGCCGGATGCTGGCCGGGGAACTCAGACCCGATGCCGGAACCATTCATGTCGCGGGGCAGCCCTTCCAGCCCCCCTTCACGCCCGATCGCCGGGCTGCCGTGCAACTGGTCTTTCAGGACACGCTCGGCGCCTTCGATCCGCGCCTGTCGATCGGCCGGCAACTGGCCGAGCCGCTGGTGATCCGTGGCATCGATGCGGCCGCGCGGCGCCAGCGGATCGATCAGGCGCTGGCGGCCGTGGGACTGGAGGTGGGCCTGCTCGACCGGCTGCCCCATGAGGTCTCGGGCGGGCAGCGCCAGCGGGCGGTGCTTGCCCGGGCGCTGGCGCTGAACCCGTCGGTGCTGGTGCTCGACGAACCGGTCTCGGCGCTCGACGTGTCGGTGCAGGCGCAGGTGGTCAATCATCTGGCGGGTCTGGCCCGCGATCACGGCCTGGGGCTGGTGTTCATCAGCCATGACCTCGGCGTCGTCGGCCATCTCTGCGACCGGGTGGCGGTGATGTATCTGGGCCGGATCGTCGAGACCGGACCGATCGAGGCGGTGTTCGACCACCCGGCCCATCCCTATACCCGCGCCCTGCTCGACGCCATCCCGGTCGCCCACCCCGCCGCCCGCCGCCGGCGCGCGCGTCTGGCGGGTGAACCGCCGAGCCTGCTGGCGCCGCCATCGGGTTGTGCATTTCATCCACGCTGCGCCAGGGCCGTGCCAGCCTGCGCCACCAGCCGCCCCAGCCTGCGGATGGTGGCGACCCATCCCGGCCATCAGGCCGCCTGCCACCGTCTCGACGAGGTCTGA
- a CDS encoding ABC transporter ATP-binding protein: MTMMAMPGRVAAEPAPSGGEVPALDLCGLTISVTGGAAVEGLDIRIDTGRIFCLVGESGCGKSLTALALMGLLPPGARVTAGRARIAGQAVTIGAGTPAGLAMVHQDAIASLDPLMPVGRQIAEPLMVHDGLSRGRALDEAVRLMDRVGIAGARQRALAFPHEFSGGMNQRVAIAMALACRPSLLIADEPTTALDVTIQAQILDLLLDLRADTGMGVLFITHDLGVVAEIADEMAVMYAGRIVETGPVARIFDQAAHPYTAGLLACRPGHAIRGTALAAIPGQVPPPAARGPGCGFADRCRRAVDACRRQPPAVRSVTGGGMVACGVRG; the protein is encoded by the coding sequence ATGACCATGATGGCGATGCCCGGCCGGGTGGCGGCAGAACCCGCGCCATCCGGCGGCGAGGTGCCGGCGCTCGATCTGTGCGGCCTCACCATATCGGTGACGGGCGGCGCGGCGGTCGAGGGGCTGGACATCCGGATCGATACCGGCCGGATCTTCTGCCTTGTCGGTGAAAGCGGCTGTGGCAAGAGCCTGACGGCGCTGGCGCTGATGGGTCTGCTGCCGCCGGGCGCGCGGGTGACGGCGGGCCGTGCCCGAATTGCCGGGCAAGCCGTCACCATTGGTGCCGGCACGCCCGCCGGCCTCGCCATGGTCCATCAGGATGCGATCGCCTCGCTCGACCCGCTGATGCCGGTCGGCCGGCAGATCGCCGAACCCCTGATGGTTCATGACGGCCTGAGCCGTGGCCGCGCGCTGGACGAAGCCGTGCGGCTGATGGACCGGGTGGGCATTGCCGGCGCGCGCCAGCGGGCCCTGGCTTTTCCGCATGAATTTTCGGGCGGCATGAACCAGCGGGTGGCGATCGCCATGGCGCTGGCCTGCCGGCCGTCGCTGCTGATCGCCGATGAACCGACCACGGCGCTTGATGTCACCATTCAGGCACAGATTCTCGACCTGCTGCTCGACCTGCGGGCCGATACCGGAATGGGTGTATTGTTTATCACCCATGATCTGGGCGTGGTCGCCGAAATCGCCGACGAGATGGCGGTGATGTATGCCGGCCGGATCGTGGAGACCGGTCCGGTCGCCCGGATCTTCGATCAGGCAGCCCATCCCTACACCGCCGGCCTGCTGGCCTGCCGCCCTGGCCATGCCATTCGCGGCACCGCCCTGGCCGCCATTCCCGGTCAGGTGCCGCCTCCGGCCGCGCGCGGCCCCGGTTGCGGCTTCGCCGATCGCTGCCGCAGGGCAGTCGATGCCTGCCGCCGTCAGCCGCCGGCCGTTCGCAGCGTGACCGGTGGCGGCATGGTCGCCTGCGGGGTGCGGGGATGA
- a CDS encoding ABC transporter permease translates to MPRTLLIRLLRTLATVLICISLTFIVLRLSGDPLDALLPEDAPQSIRDAYATRLGLDRPIGEQYVRYVLSVFEGDFGRSMLDGRDALGVVAERLPATLLLGGTAFALALLIGVPAGTVAALRRDSTTDRGVMGAAVIGYAMPNFFLGLVLIIIFALWLRVLPSSGHGTAAHLVLPALTLGTAMAGKLARFVRGAVLDVLGQLHIRVARGKRLPPLRILTAHIAPNAAVPVITFLGFELGLIVGGGVVVESVFGWPGVGRLLVQSVAARDLAVVQTIILMIALAMITANLLADIVHARLDPRVR, encoded by the coding sequence ATGCCCCGCACCCTGCTGATCCGCCTGCTCCGCACCCTGGCAACCGTTCTGATCTGCATCAGCCTCACCTTCATCGTGCTCAGGCTGTCGGGCGATCCGCTCGACGCGCTGTTGCCCGAAGACGCACCGCAAAGCATCCGCGATGCCTATGCCACCCGACTCGGCCTCGACCGGCCGATCGGCGAGCAATACGTCCGCTATGTGCTGTCGGTGTTCGAAGGCGATTTCGGCCGCTCGATGCTCGATGGCCGCGACGCGCTGGGGGTGGTGGCGGAACGGCTGCCCGCGACGCTGCTGCTCGGCGGCACCGCCTTCGCGCTGGCCCTGCTGATCGGTGTGCCAGCGGGCACCGTCGCCGCCCTGCGTCGTGACAGCACCACCGATCGCGGCGTGATGGGGGCGGCGGTCATCGGTTATGCAATGCCGAATTTCTTTCTGGGGCTGGTGCTGATCATCATCTTCGCGCTGTGGCTGCGGGTGCTGCCATCCTCGGGCCATGGCACCGCCGCGCATCTGGTGCTGCCGGCGCTGACGCTGGGCACCGCCATGGCCGGCAAGCTCGCGCGCTTCGTGCGCGGCGCCGTGCTCGACGTTCTGGGGCAGTTGCACATCCGGGTGGCACGCGGCAAGCGCCTGCCGCCACTGCGGATCCTCACCGCCCATATCGCGCCCAATGCCGCGGTGCCGGTGATCACCTTCCTCGGCTTCGAGTTGGGGTTGATCGTCGGCGGCGGTGTGGTGGTGGAAAGCGTGTTCGGCTGGCCGGGTGTCGGCCGGCTGCTGGTGCAGTCGGTGGCGGCCCGCGATCTGGCTGTGGTGCAGACCATCATCCTGATGATCGCGCTGGCCATGATCACCGCCAATCTGCTGGCCGACATCGTCCATGCCCGTCTCGATCCGCGGGTGCGCTGA
- a CDS encoding amino acid ABC transporter ATP-binding protein, translating into MTAAETRLEEIRPPETKIEITGLRKSFGSLAVLRDISFTVPTGGVVSLIGPSGSGKSTLLRCMNLLVTPDRGSIRVGDTRFVFGTGAPMPSHRKLAGFRARTGMVFQNFNLFPHMTVLQNVMEAPVQVRRRPKAEARQMALAQLEKVDLADRAGQMPDTLSGGQKQRVAIARALAMEPEVMLFDEVTSALDPELVGEVLATILKLAADGMTMVIVTHEIAFAREVSDRVVFMRDGVVVEDGPAAQVIGDPRQEATRQFLSHFHKAI; encoded by the coding sequence ATGACTGCCGCTGAAACCAGGCTGGAAGAGATCAGGCCGCCGGAGACCAAGATCGAGATTACCGGCCTGCGGAAATCCTTCGGATCGCTCGCCGTGCTGCGCGATATCAGCTTCACGGTGCCGACCGGCGGGGTGGTCTCGCTGATCGGGCCGTCGGGCTCGGGCAAGTCGACGCTGCTGCGCTGCATGAACCTGCTGGTGACACCTGATCGCGGCAGCATCCGCGTCGGTGATACCCGCTTCGTCTTCGGCACCGGCGCGCCGATGCCCTCGCATCGCAAGCTGGCGGGCTTCCGGGCACGCACTGGCATGGTGTTCCAGAACTTCAACCTCTTCCCGCACATGACCGTGCTCCAGAACGTCATGGAGGCTCCGGTCCAGGTGCGGCGCCGGCCGAAGGCCGAGGCGCGGCAGATGGCGCTGGCCCAGCTTGAGAAAGTGGATCTGGCCGACCGGGCCGGGCAGATGCCCGACACGCTTTCGGGTGGCCAGAAGCAGCGGGTGGCGATCGCCCGGGCGCTTGCCATGGAGCCCGAGGTGATGCTGTTCGACGAGGTGACCTCGGCGCTGGATCCCGAACTGGTCGGCGAGGTGCTGGCGACGATCCTGAAACTCGCCGCCGACGGCATGACCATGGTGATCGTGACCCACGAGATCGCCTTTGCCCGCGAGGTCTCGGACCGGGTGGTGTTCATGCGTGACGGCGTCGTCGTCGAGGACGGCCCCGCGGCGCAGGTGATCGGCGATCCCCGCCAGGAGGCCACGCGCCAGTTCCTCAGCCATTTCCACAAAGCCATCTAG
- a CDS encoding ABC transporter permease — translation MTRSIRTPAPASVVAATAPRGRRNATPWSVRLALAFLVLMLVIAIGADWVAPMDPKAMNLGARLHPPALFGGSMAYPLGTDGLGRDILSRVIHGARISILIAVAGTLIGAVLGTVLGFLAAHFRKGVDQLLMMLVDVQAAIPSIVLALAVIAFLGNDLILFVLLVGLDGWERYARLSRNLVRGASGAGYVRALKMAGAGAGRIHARHVLPNIAGPLVVQATLNFPGTILLETALSFLGLGVQPPETSLGQMLGDGRGFLLNAWWIAVVPGVLILLTTMSVCLLGDRLRDRLDPMTVTGR, via the coding sequence ATGACCCGCAGCATCCGCACCCCTGCCCCCGCAAGCGTCGTCGCCGCGACTGCCCCGCGCGGCCGGCGCAACGCCACCCCATGGTCGGTGCGTCTGGCGCTGGCCTTCCTGGTGCTCATGCTCGTGATCGCCATCGGCGCCGACTGGGTGGCACCGATGGACCCCAAGGCCATGAATCTCGGTGCCCGGCTGCACCCGCCGGCGCTGTTCGGGGGCAGCATGGCCTATCCGCTCGGCACCGACGGTCTGGGCCGGGACATCCTGTCGCGGGTGATCCATGGCGCGCGGATCTCGATCCTGATCGCGGTGGCCGGCACCCTGATCGGTGCGGTTCTGGGCACGGTTCTGGGGTTTCTTGCCGCCCATTTCCGCAAAGGGGTGGATCAGCTTCTGATGATGCTGGTCGATGTCCAGGCGGCTATCCCATCGATCGTGCTGGCGCTGGCGGTGATCGCCTTCCTTGGCAACGACCTGATCCTGTTCGTGCTGCTGGTGGGGCTGGATGGCTGGGAACGCTATGCCCGGCTGTCGCGCAATCTGGTGCGCGGTGCCAGCGGCGCCGGCTATGTCCGGGCGCTGAAAATGGCCGGTGCCGGGGCCGGTCGCATCCATGCCCGCCATGTGCTGCCCAATATCGCCGGCCCCCTGGTGGTGCAGGCGACGTTGAACTTTCCCGGCACCATCCTGCTGGAAACCGCGCTGTCATTCCTGGGGCTGGGCGTGCAGCCGCCTGAAACCTCGCTCGGCCAGATGCTGGGCGACGGTCGCGGCTTTCTGCTGAACGCGTGGTGGATCGCGGTCGTGCCGGGGGTGCTTATCCTGCTGACCACGATGTCGGTCTGCCTGCTGGGCGACCGTCTGCGCGACCGGCTGGACCCGATGACCGTCACCGGCCGCTGA
- a CDS encoding thiamine pyrophosphate-binding protein produces the protein MRGADILVEMLVGYGVDTIFGVPGDTNVPFYEALQLRADEIRHVMARDERSAGFMADAYGRFTNRPGVFECPSGAGAMYSLPPVAESNGSSVPVILLTIDIPLPGEGRGVLTELDCAKLFEPVTKLSVQVKSPEKLPEIVRRAFRVACSGRPGAVHLQIPEDMLLAEVDPARISLHVEEECRTFPAYPTLPPETKLTQLLELIARSERPLIIAGGGVNRADAGDAVTAFAERHDIPICTTMTGQGSIPDDHRLAIGVIGDNGYHPHANLALEKSDLAIFVGSRIGSVVTIGWTFPQVTLNRRLVQIDISPDVMANNYENLLSVQGDAKLVFQRLVQIEADTGPGRRTGWVDELNADRAIFWENAAPLLTDERVPLRPERAVHAFNRALEASGTPALIYSDAGTPTPYMTRFLKINDRETRFAIPRAFGGLGSALPATVGAWAADPSKRPIGLFGDGSFGMSVGELETLVRLQVPAILILFNNGTYGWIKGLHRLKGHNQCFGVDFLPPEGQAIAEAFGLKAWTARRGAELDTALEQAFAWKTGPCFIDVRIESLAERVPPVYSWLRKRGEDPMALESNDHSYR, from the coding sequence ATGCGTGGTGCAGATATTCTGGTCGAGATGCTGGTCGGTTATGGCGTTGACACCATCTTCGGTGTGCCCGGCGACACCAATGTGCCGTTCTACGAGGCGCTGCAACTGCGTGCCGACGAGATCCGCCATGTGATGGCGCGCGACGAGCGTTCCGCCGGCTTCATGGCCGATGCCTATGGCCGGTTCACCAACCGACCCGGTGTGTTTGAATGCCCTTCGGGGGCCGGGGCGATGTATTCGCTGCCGCCGGTGGCGGAAAGCAACGGCTCGTCCGTGCCGGTGATTTTGCTCACCATCGATATCCCGCTGCCGGGCGAAGGCCGGGGCGTGCTTACGGAACTGGATTGCGCGAAGCTGTTCGAGCCGGTGACCAAGCTATCGGTGCAGGTGAAATCGCCTGAAAAACTGCCCGAGATCGTCCGGCGGGCCTTCAGGGTCGCCTGTTCGGGCAGGCCCGGCGCGGTGCATCTTCAGATCCCCGAGGACATGCTGCTGGCGGAGGTCGATCCCGCACGCATCTCGCTGCATGTCGAGGAGGAATGCCGAACCTTCCCGGCCTATCCGACGCTCCCGCCCGAAACCAAGCTGACCCAACTCCTGGAATTGATCGCTCGTTCGGAGCGGCCGCTGATCATCGCTGGTGGCGGTGTCAATCGCGCCGATGCCGGGGATGCGGTCACCGCCTTTGCCGAGCGCCATGACATCCCGATCTGCACCACCATGACCGGTCAGGGCTCGATCCCCGACGACCACCGCCTGGCGATCGGTGTGATCGGCGACAATGGCTATCACCCCCACGCCAATCTGGCGCTGGAGAAGTCCGATCTCGCGATCTTCGTCGGGTCGCGCATCGGCTCGGTGGTCACCATCGGCTGGACCTTCCCACAGGTGACCCTGAACCGTCGGCTGGTCCAGATCGACATATCGCCCGATGTGATGGCCAACAATTATGAGAACCTGCTTTCAGTGCAGGGCGATGCGAAACTGGTCTTCCAGCGCCTGGTACAGATCGAGGCCGATACCGGGCCCGGCCGACGTACCGGCTGGGTCGATGAGTTGAACGCCGACCGTGCCATCTTCTGGGAGAATGCGGCGCCGCTGCTGACCGATGAGCGGGTGCCGCTGCGGCCCGAGCGGGCGGTGCATGCCTTCAACCGCGCGCTGGAAGCATCGGGTACACCGGCGCTGATCTATTCCGATGCGGGCACGCCCACGCCCTATATGACCCGCTTCCTGAAGATCAACGATCGCGAGACCCGGTTCGCCATCCCGCGCGCCTTCGGCGGGCTGGGATCGGCCCTGCCGGCAACGGTGGGGGCCTGGGCGGCGGACCCGTCGAAGCGGCCGATCGGCCTGTTCGGCGACGGCTCCTTCGGCATGAGCGTGGGCGAGTTGGAGACCCTGGTGCGGCTTCAGGTGCCGGCGATCCTGATCCTGTTCAACAATGGCACCTATGGCTGGATCAAGGGGCTGCACCGGCTGAAGGGGCATAATCAGTGTTTCGGCGTCGATTTCCTGCCGCCCGAGGGACAGGCGATCGCCGAAGCCTTCGGCTTGAAGGCGTGGACGGCGCGTCGGGGCGCCGAACTCGATACGGCGCTGGAGCAGGCCTTCGCCTGGAAGACGGGCCCATGCTTCATCGATGTGCGGATCGAATCCCTCGCCGAGCGGGTGCCACCGGTCTATTCCTGGTTGCGCAAGCGCGGCGAGGATCCGATGGCGCTTGAGAGTAACGATCACAGTTACCGTTGA